A single region of the Gemmatimonas sp. UBA7669 genome encodes:
- a CDS encoding Na+/H+ antiporter, with product MTDHSPILAGIAFVTLVVALTAFGRRLPVPPPVLQVLAGLGLAALPGVTVPTLQPDLVFFVFLPPILWAAAFFTSLREFKANRRPIGLLAIGLVVVTTVSVAFVARWLFPDMPWAVAVALGAIVSPPDAVAAAAVVSRLPVPRRVIVILEGESLVNDASALVLYRTAVAAAVTGVFSVAESMVRFFLDAGVGVLIGLATGWLLIQTARRTRDEMAEVLLTLAGPYVAWLVAEELHVSAVLACVAGGLYTRQYLSTAVGPRSRVQARAVWDLLVFALNAMIFVLLGMQFTALLCSTTMATLPTLLYPGLIISLVLVAVRLVWVPVATWCPRFLSPTIARNEPVPSAKAVSLVAWTSMRGIVSLATALALPLTLADGSPFPYRQELLYITMTAILFTLVVQGCTLAPLIRWFRFAPETHHLHEERLARLEAARRAQDELEDAVREGTVSAEDARWLRAELRERVERSHTTGTSGDAAGRARSRDALRTRMREAERRLLLRLRNEGAISDEVLRTLEEELDLDAMRGHSHAH from the coding sequence ATGACCGACCATTCTCCAATTCTTGCCGGTATCGCATTTGTCACGCTGGTCGTGGCACTGACGGCGTTCGGCCGACGATTGCCGGTCCCACCGCCGGTGCTGCAGGTGCTTGCTGGCCTTGGTCTTGCGGCGCTGCCCGGTGTCACGGTGCCGACGCTGCAGCCGGATCTGGTGTTCTTCGTTTTTCTGCCGCCCATTCTCTGGGCGGCGGCGTTCTTCACGTCGCTGCGTGAGTTCAAGGCCAATCGGCGCCCGATTGGTTTGCTCGCCATTGGCCTCGTGGTGGTGACGACCGTGAGCGTGGCCTTCGTGGCGCGCTGGCTGTTCCCTGACATGCCCTGGGCCGTGGCCGTGGCCCTCGGTGCCATTGTCTCGCCGCCCGATGCCGTGGCTGCCGCCGCCGTTGTTTCACGATTGCCCGTGCCGCGCCGCGTGATCGTGATTCTTGAGGGCGAGAGCCTCGTGAACGATGCGTCCGCGCTCGTGCTCTATCGCACCGCGGTGGCCGCCGCGGTCACCGGTGTGTTCAGTGTGGCCGAGTCGATGGTGCGGTTCTTTCTCGACGCCGGTGTGGGTGTGCTGATCGGTCTGGCCACGGGTTGGCTGCTCATTCAGACTGCGCGGCGCACACGCGACGAAATGGCCGAGGTGCTGCTCACGCTGGCCGGGCCGTATGTCGCGTGGCTGGTGGCGGAAGAGCTGCACGTGTCGGCGGTGCTCGCCTGTGTGGCCGGCGGTTTGTACACGCGTCAGTATCTGTCGACGGCGGTGGGGCCTCGCTCGCGTGTGCAGGCGCGCGCCGTGTGGGACCTGCTCGTGTTTGCGCTCAACGCGATGATCTTCGTGCTGCTGGGCATGCAGTTCACGGCGCTGCTGTGCTCGACCACGATGGCGACCTTGCCGACGCTGCTCTACCCGGGCTTGATCATCAGTCTGGTACTGGTGGCGGTGCGTCTGGTGTGGGTACCCGTCGCCACCTGGTGCCCGCGCTTTCTGTCGCCCACGATCGCGCGCAATGAACCCGTACCGTCGGCCAAGGCGGTCTCGTTGGTGGCCTGGACCAGCATGCGCGGCATTGTGTCGCTGGCCACGGCGCTTGCTCTGCCGCTGACTCTCGCCGACGGCTCGCCGTTCCCGTACCGCCAGGAGCTGCTGTACATCACCATGACCGCCATTCTGTTCACACTGGTGGTTCAGGGCTGTACGCTGGCGCCGCTCATCCGCTGGTTCCGATTCGCTCCCGAAACCCATCACCTGCATGAGGAGCGCCTGGCGCGCCTGGAAGCGGCGCGTCGCGCGCAGGATGAGCTCGAGGACGCGGTGCGCGAGGGCACCGTATCAGCAGAAGACGCCCGGTGGTTGCGCGCTGAGCTTCGCGAACGCGTGGAACGCTCCCATACCACGGGCACCAGCGGCGACGCCGCAGGGCGGGCGCGCTCACGCGATGCGTTGCGCACCCGCATGCGTGAAGCCGAGCGGCGATTGCTGCTGCGATTGCGCAACGAAGGCGCGATCTCGGACGAAGTGCTGCGCACACTCGAGGAGGAACTGGATCTCGACGCCATGCGCGGGCACAGTCACGCGCACTGA
- a CDS encoding NADH:flavin oxidoreductase/NADH oxidase: MSALFSPFTLRSVTLRNRIGVSPMCQYSSVDGFATDWHLVHLGGFATGGAGLVICEATGVLPEGRISPYDLGIWKDEHVPMLQRITHFVRAQGAVPGIQLAHAGRKASTRRPWEGQGAVSAEDGGWQVVGPDDVAYSASYPQPRAMTEADIAQVVTAFADAARRALAAGFVVAEVHAAHGYLLHQFLSPLANSRTDAWGGSLSNRMRLTLEVSRAVRAVWPEDLPVVVRISATDWAEGGWSIDESVTLSRELAALGVDCIDVSSGGLTSAQQIDVKPLYQVPFARRIRAEAAVPTAAVGLITEPQEAEQIVRDGDADVVLLARELLRNPRWPLEAANQLGEDGPWPDQYLRARRRR, from the coding sequence ATGTCCGCTCTGTTCTCGCCCTTCACGTTGCGCTCGGTCACGCTGCGCAACCGCATTGGCGTCTCGCCCATGTGCCAGTACTCCAGTGTCGACGGGTTTGCGACCGATTGGCATCTGGTCCACCTGGGGGGCTTCGCCACCGGTGGCGCCGGCCTGGTGATCTGCGAAGCCACGGGTGTGTTGCCCGAGGGACGCATTTCGCCGTACGATCTGGGCATCTGGAAAGACGAGCACGTGCCCATGCTGCAGCGCATCACTCACTTTGTGCGCGCACAGGGGGCGGTGCCCGGTATCCAGTTGGCCCACGCCGGTCGCAAGGCCAGCACCAGGCGACCCTGGGAAGGTCAAGGGGCCGTGTCAGCCGAAGACGGTGGATGGCAGGTGGTGGGGCCAGATGACGTGGCCTATAGCGCCAGCTATCCGCAGCCACGCGCGATGACCGAGGCAGACATCGCGCAGGTGGTAACGGCCTTTGCTGACGCCGCACGCCGTGCCCTCGCAGCAGGGTTTGTGGTGGCGGAAGTCCATGCGGCGCATGGCTACCTGCTGCACCAGTTTCTCTCGCCGCTTGCCAACTCCCGCACCGACGCGTGGGGCGGCTCGCTGAGCAATCGCATGCGACTCACGCTCGAGGTCTCGCGCGCCGTGCGCGCGGTATGGCCGGAGGATCTGCCCGTTGTCGTGCGCATCTCGGCCACGGATTGGGCAGAGGGCGGATGGAGCATCGACGAGAGTGTCACGCTCAGTCGCGAGCTTGCCGCGCTTGGCGTCGATTGCATCGACGTATCATCGGGCGGTCTCACGTCGGCGCAGCAGATCGACGTCAAGCCCCTGTACCAGGTGCCGTTCGCACGGCGCATCCGTGCCGAGGCTGCCGTGCCCACGGCAGCGGTCGGTCTCATCACCGAGCCGCAGGAAGCCGAACAAATTGTGCGCGATGGTGACGCAGACGTGGTGTTGTTGGCGCGGGAGCTACTGCGCAATCCGCGCTGGCCACTGGAGGCTGCCAACCAACTCGGCGAGGACGGCCCCTGGCCCGATCAGTATCTGCGGGCGCGGCGTCGGCGATAA